From Amphiura filiformis chromosome 20, Afil_fr2py, whole genome shotgun sequence, a single genomic window includes:
- the LOC140142005 gene encoding uncharacterized protein has protein sequence MYFTIRAVYRISTSILCSTHIFWCFLGIILTHDNVKANSCKRGWPIVNREGPDSPGWTMVSPDQQFHCSGQVTRWSFLGKISEPWRAIVFRPTGNGGSVTEFQIVGINDIPASAVNTPVSYTVPENERIPVKSGDVIGWSFGDGVITWNGGGNYNVRWVGGNLHASLAVNQTVNINTGVGEREYSIEATVDADETGYNGYICEHDTLHLECEEGRFLYVTSAIYGRQDEIKCPTDAVYTTSCASRESLQVVQNLCNGKHACEVQASSDVFGDPCQGTEKYLEISYSCIEGQCKQFHTTTTYDYTYMPKIPSHADSITFKVRANNDVHVALARQPYDQEDSPKIVEIVLGGWSNQESAIRDCQQCGDQTHEFTPNLLSPDEDRHFIISFTDGYVQVGLVGEEPIMSHQFNPDEFQFNYLGISTGFGSTGNWTICNYIPTPIYLGCYIDAGDRALPNHLIEDHEEMTLEKCWAHCRSFGDQRYASLQYTYQCFCGSEYDDYGRHGQVSESDCSHQCSGNGRQYCGAGWRNSVYDLGGTSTIRLVGGAEDKSYAGRVELYDSGSWSSICGHGWDLTDSHVACKMLGYQGAEKYYTDGLYGQGDGNILLNYVDCRGDENDLFECSHWGLYNHDCSHADDVAVKCNNWGRAVDDNQHHEHDEGNNTGTRVLIAFGVLSFLTFVFLIHRQKQLRVIHNRNVTFGETFLVTFCGKQLSSPNTNMASSQPNTISGSVGTAQQGQDAHQVEMPDDALPSYDVAITESTPTNSDGGIVNSNFTPYNPDIYDASTIEDPSLPPPPSYDAVVAKSDEYQVPDNLVVL, from the exons CCAATAGTTGCAAAAGAGGTTGGCCAATAGTAAACCGCGAAGGTCCAGACAGTCCTGGTTGGACGATGGTATCACCAGATCAACAGTTTCATTGTAGTGGCCAAGTTACAAGGTGGAGTTTTCTAGGAAAGATATCAGAACCATGGCGAGCCATAGTATTCAGACCGACTGGGAATGGAGGCTCTGTTACTGAATTTCAAATTGTCGGCATTAATGACATACCAGCAAGTGCAGTTAACACACCAGTCAGTTATACAGTACCTGAAAACGAACGCATTCCAGTCAAATCTGGAGATGTAATTGGATGGTCGTTTGGAGATGGTGTGATAACATGGAATGGTGGAGGAAACTACAATGTCCGATGGGTTGGTGGGAATCTACATGCCAGCCTAGCAGTCAATCAAACAGTTAATATCAATACAGGTGTAGGAGAACGGGAATACTCAATTGAAGCTACAGTGGATGCAG ATGAAACGGGATACAATGGTTATATTTGCGAACACGATACGTTGCATCTAGAATGCGAAGAAGGACGATTCCTTTATGTAACATCGGCCATCTATGGTCGGCAAGATGAGATAAAGTGTCCTACCGACGCTGTCTACACAACAAGCTGCGCTTCTCGAGAGTCACTGCAAGTTGTCCAAAATCTATGCAATGGGAAACATGCGTGTGAAGTACAGGCTAGTAGTGATGTGTTTGGTGATCCATGTCAAGGCACTGAGAAATACCTTGAAATCAGCTACAGTTGCATAGAGG GACAATGCAAACAGTTCCACACGACAACGACATATGATTACACGTACATGCCAAAGATACCGAGCCATGCCGATTCTATCACCTTCAAAGTTCGCGCCAACAATGATGTTCATGTTGCATTAGCTAGACAACCATATGATCAAGAGGACTCGCCCAAAATTGTGGAAATAG tATTGGGTGGATGGAGCAATCAAGAGTCTGCTATTCGCGACTGCCAGCAATGTGGAGATCAGACACATGAATTCACACCAAATCTACTCTCACCAGATGAAGATAGACACTTCATTATTTCATTTACAG aTGGCTACGTACAAGTTGGTTTGGTTGGTGAAGAACCGATCATGTCGCATCAATTCAACCCGGATGAATTTCAGTTCAATTATTTAGGAATATCTACTGGATTTGGGAGTACTGGAAATTGGACAATTTGTAATTACA TACCTACACCAATCTACCTTGGGTGTTACATAGATGCAGGTGATCGGGCACTTCCTAATCATTTAATTGAAGACCATGAAGAGATGACTTTAGAAAAATGCTGGGCACATTGTCGTTCTTTTGGTGATCAAAGATATGCTAGTTTGCAGTACACATATCAATGTTTTTGTGGAAGCGAGTATGACGACTACGGGAGACACGGTCAAGTGTCAGAGAGCGACTGCAGTCATCAATGCAGTGGGAATGGTAGACAGTATTGTGGAGCAGGCTGGCGTAATTCGGTATATGATTTGG GTGGTACGTCAACGATACGTCTGGTGGGAGGAGCTGAAGATAAGTCATACGCTGGTCGTGTAGAGCTATATGACTCAGGATCATGGTCGTCAATTTGCGGTCATGGCTGGGACTTGACGGATTCTCACGTGGCTTGCAAAATGCTTGGTTATCAGGGGGCTGAGAAATACTATACCGACGGTTTATATGGACAAGGTGACGGGAACATACTACTGAATTATGTAGACTGCAGAGGAGACGAAAACGATTTGTTTGAGTGTAGTCATTGGGGACTGTATAATCACGATTGTTCACATGCTGATGATGTGGCTGTGAAATGCAATAATTGGGGTCGTG CTGTGGATGATAACCAACACCATGAACATGACGAAGGAAATAATACAGGTACTCGTGTTCTAATTGCTTTCGGTGTGTTGTCATTTCTtacatttgtatttttaatacatCGACAAAAACAATTACGTGTAATCCACAATCGTAACGTCACCTTCGGAGAAACGTTTCTAGTAACATTTTGCGGTAAACAATTAAGTTCGCCAAATACAAATATGGCTTCTTCACAACCAAATACAATATCAGGGAGTGTCGGGACAGCTCAACAGGGACAAGACGCGCATCAAGTTGAAATGCCAGATGATGCCCTACCATCATATGATGTGGCTATAACAGAAAGTACACCTACCAACTCAGATGGTGGTattgtaaattcaaatttcacgccATATAATCCAGATATCTATGATGCCTCTACTATTGAAGACCCCAGTCTTCCACCACCACCATCGTACGATGCAGTGGTGGCCAAATCAGATGAGTATCAAGTACCAGATAATTTAGTTGTGTTGTAA